Proteins co-encoded in one Patescibacteria group bacterium genomic window:
- a CDS encoding DUF1284 domain-containing protein gives MINIRAHHLLCMKYFKKKGYSKEFVLNFCEVMKVLKDNPVVRVIDSTDIICSACPHNDNGKCIKKGPNFENEIKEKDNKVMRYLEIKPNAEIKIMEARNLVDHNLEKLKGICKECEWLDYCC, from the coding sequence ATGATAAATATTAGAGCTCATCACTTGCTTTGTATGAAGTATTTTAAAAAGAAAGGATACAGTAAAGAATTTGTACTGAATTTCTGTGAGGTAATGAAAGTTTTAAAAGATAATCCTGTAGTTAGAGTTATTGATAGTACAGATATTATTTGTAGTGCTTGTCCGCATAATGATAACGGAAAATGTATTAAGAAAGGTCCTAATTTTGAGAATGAAATAAAAGAAAAAGATAATAAGGTTATGAGATATTTAGAAATTAAACCAAATGCAGAAATTAAAATAATGGAAGCCAGGAATTTAGTAGATCACAATTTAGAAAAACTTAAAGGAATATGTAAAGAATGCGAGTGGTTAGATTATTGTTGCTAG